The bacterium genomic interval CCGAGGGTTGCGGTCACCTACAAGCGTTCGGCCGGCGAGATCTTCTCCTTCGGGCGGGATCACGGCTACTACGGGCGCATACTCAGCCAGACGGTGGTTCCGGTCGAGACGCTGGCGGTGCGGGGAGGCAACCGCATCGTCGGGTTCTGCTTCACGCCCCAGGACGGCAACCCGATGCTGTCCACCGTGGCCGCGACCCTGTGGTACCTGCATCCGGGCGGCTTCGGCGATCGCCTCGAAGTGCTGGCTCGCTTTGTCTTCCAAGAGGTCTGACCTGTTCCCAGCCCTGATTCTTCCTGTCTCCGACACACCGGCGCTTTCAGGCCACTTCAAACTGAGCTTCGCAGGCGGCCTGCATAACCTGGCGGATTCGTGTCGCGCCTAGACCCGAACGGAGCAACCAATAGTCATAGTCCCAGGCCAGGGGCCCGAGGCTCCTAGTCTCCTCACCCGCTCAGACCCCCACCATGAAGAATTGGGGCTAGCTCCCGGCGCCGTGCCCGCGGGCGACCGGTAAGGATGAGGCGAACCCCGGTCTTGGTCGCCGGCCTGTTGCTGGCACTGACCTCCATGCTCGTGTATCCGGCGGCGGCCGGAACGACGGCGCCACCGAGCGTCGCCGCGGCGGACCGCCCGTTCGCGGATGTCCCGCCGGGTGGTCCCGACGCCGCCATGATCGATGCGCTCGACGCGCTCGGAATCCTGGGTGGAACCGAGTGCGGACCCCGGCGCTTCTGTCCCGACGAGCAGATCGAGCGATGGGTCATGGCCGTCTGGCTGGTGAGGGCGGTCGACCACATGGACGAACCCGGTCCTCTGGCAGGCCGTTTCACCGACGTTGACCGGGAGGCGTGGTGGTCGGGTTACCCGGAGCGGCTCGCCGAGTTGGGGATCACTCAAGGATGCGGTCTGATCCCGCCGCGCTTCTGCCCTTCCGGCCCGGTAACGAGGGGGGAGATGGCCACCTTCCTCACCAGGGCGTTCGGTCTGGGACCTGCCGAGGAGGTGGGCTTCATCGACCTGGCCGGGACGGTGCATTCCCCGAACATCGACTCGGCGGTGGCGGCCGGGCTGGTGACCGCCTGTTCCGAGGACGGGCTCCGCTTCTGTTCCGGCCAACCGGTCACCCGGGTCGAGATGGTCACCGTCCTGGCCAGGGCGTTCGACCTGGCGCCTCCCGCAATCTACGAGGAGGTGGCGGAGGAGCATGGGATCCTCCACCTGATATCCGGGTACACCATCCATCACGACTGTTGCGAGTCCCGGGTTGCCAACCTAGAACTCTTCTCCGACACCGTGACCGGGGTGGTGGTGGACGCTGGCGAACGGCTCAGCCTCAACAGGCTGGTAGGGCGGCGGACCGCCGCGAAGGGTTACGTGCCGGCGGATACCTGGGTGGGTGACCGGGTGTCCGACTCGGTCGGCGGGGGAATCAGCCAGTACGCGGCGACCATGTACAACGCCATTTTCTGGGGAGGCTTCATCGGTAGCTACTCCCGGGCTCACAGCGTGTACTTCCCGCGCTACCCGCCCGGTATCGAGGGAACCCTCTACTACCCCTACATCGACCTGGTGTTCCGGAACGACACCGGGAGCCCGGTCCTGGTGGTGAGCGACTACACGGACACCTCCCTGACGGTGAAACTGTACGGGGACAACGACGGCAGGGCGGTGATGGGGGAGTGGAAGGACGGTTGGCACACCCTGGACGTGGTGACGCAAGGCGGTCCGGACGCCCGCGTGGTTACCGGCCAGGTCTCCCGTCCCTACGGCTACGTCGACCCGCCCTCGACCAGATATATCTCCAACCCGGATCTGCGGATCGGTGAGTCGATCGTGATCGAGCCGGCTCGAAAAGGCTGGACTGTGCGCGTCGACCGGACCGTGACCGTCAATGGCCGGGATAGGGATCAGTCGTGGTGGGTCA includes:
- a CDS encoding VanW family protein — encoded protein: MRRTPVLVAGLLLALTSMLVYPAAAGTTAPPSVAAADRPFADVPPGGPDAAMIDALDALGILGGTECGPRRFCPDEQIERWVMAVWLVRAVDHMDEPGPLAGRFTDVDREAWWSGYPERLAELGITQGCGLIPPRFCPSGPVTRGEMATFLTRAFGLGPAEEVGFIDLAGTVHSPNIDSAVAAGLVTACSEDGLRFCSGQPVTRVEMVTVLARAFDLAPPAIYEEVAEEHGILHLISGYTIHHDCCESRVANLELFSDTVTGVVVDAGERLSLNRLVGRRTAAKGYVPADTWVGDRVSDSVGGGISQYAATMYNAIFWGGFIGSYSRAHSVYFPRYPPGIEGTLYYPYIDLVFRNDTGSPVLVVSDYTDTSLTVKLYGDNDGRAVMGEWKDGWHTLDVVTQGGPDARVVTGQVSRPYGYVDPPSTRYISNPDLRIGESIVIEPARKGWTVRVDRTVTVNGRDRDQSWWVSYRPVRAIIEAHPCVISNTCPPVEQPAEEEENGEAGPQPF